The following proteins are co-located in the Candidatus Methanogranum gryphiswaldense genome:
- a CDS encoding HAD-IIIA family hydrolase: MNDLILAELKRSSEVIANIDPVHIRKAADMVLDSVRQGGQIIFMGNGGSSADAQHIAAEFSGKYAFDRPAMAGVCLSNIAPVTAIGNDYSYDLVFKRQIEAICRKGDIVVGLSTSGNSKNVILAMEAAKKKGAKTISFTGDQGKMREMADLAVIIPTKETPRVQEGYLVACHTMCGIVEREMYGEKTVLVDRDGTIVMDVPYCADPDKIQLLPGSAKGIKQLNDAGYKVIVVTNQSGIGRGLVTHEDLAKVHERLCQLIEAEGGHLDGIYYCPHHPDDNCGCRKPAIGMGEKVFIEHPINPTASYMIGDFDRDVQFGMKLGLKTFLVDEKFTFVEAVKEILKD; the protein is encoded by the coding sequence CAGCTGATATGGTACTAGATTCGGTAAGACAGGGAGGTCAGATAATATTCATGGGCAATGGTGGATCATCTGCTGATGCTCAGCATATCGCGGCCGAATTCTCTGGTAAATATGCTTTTGACAGACCGGCAATGGCAGGGGTATGTCTTTCAAATATCGCGCCCGTGACAGCAATAGGTAACGATTATTCATACGATCTTGTTTTTAAGCGTCAGATAGAGGCCATATGTAGGAAAGGCGACATCGTTGTTGGGTTATCCACTTCAGGTAATTCTAAGAATGTGATACTGGCAATGGAAGCAGCTAAGAAAAAGGGTGCCAAGACGATTTCTTTTACAGGAGACCAAGGTAAGATGAGAGAGATGGCAGATTTGGCCGTAATCATCCCAACAAAGGAAACTCCCAGGGTCCAGGAAGGATATCTTGTCGCTTGTCATACCATGTGCGGCATTGTTGAACGTGAGATGTATGGCGAAAAGACGGTGTTAGTGGATCGAGACGGCACCATCGTCATGGATGTTCCATATTGCGCCGATCCAGATAAGATTCAACTTTTACCGGGTTCAGCTAAGGGCATTAAACAGCTTAACGATGCTGGATACAAAGTCATTGTTGTGACAAATCAGTCAGGCATAGGAAGGGGCTTGGTAACTCATGAGGATTTGGCAAAGGTCCACGAGAGACTTTGTCAGCTCATAGAGGCCGAGGGAGGGCATCTTGATGGCATATATTATTGTCCGCACCATCCTGATGATAATTGTGGATGTCGTAAGCCTGCCATAGGGATGGGAGAAAAAGTTTTCATAGAACATCCTATCAATCCAACTGCATCATACATGATTGGAGATTTTGATCGTGATGTTCAATTTGGAATGAAATTGGGTTTAAAAACATTCTTAGTGGATGAAAAATTCACATTTGTAGAGGCTGTAAAAGAAATCCTTAAAGATTAA
- a CDS encoding glycosyltransferase: protein MVGTCTVVIPTYNEEKNIVNMAKCLREQYPDFYITFMDDNSTDLSKQLIEELADPKTKLVTRKPEERGLAASVLQGIVESDTDYFMTIDCDFQHPPSALGEMFQKMECGCDLCIGVREDRFALGFVRWAGSWGFNIFADLYLLCHRKKISRDVMSGLIAGRTDIFIPVIKENWGELEMQGWKVLLDLLKFGPRDLKISKIYYKFGKRVEGESHISPRVVATTFHQCGVFGRFCSKVYCKIKKIK, encoded by the coding sequence ATGGTCGGAACATGTACAGTGGTCATTCCAACATATAACGAAGAGAAGAACATCGTTAATATGGCTAAATGTCTCAGGGAACAATATCCTGATTTTTATATAACATTCATGGATGACAATTCCACTGATCTTTCCAAGCAATTGATAGAGGAATTGGCGGATCCGAAAACCAAACTTGTGACCAGAAAGCCCGAGGAAAGAGGATTGGCCGCAAGTGTATTGCAGGGTATTGTTGAATCGGATACAGATTATTTTATGACGATCGATTGTGATTTTCAGCACCCTCCGAGTGCATTAGGGGAAATGTTCCAGAAGATGGAATGCGGATGTGATCTCTGCATCGGTGTAAGGGAAGACAGATTTGCACTGGGATTTGTTCGTTGGGCTGGTTCCTGGGGATTTAACATCTTTGCAGATCTATATCTGTTGTGTCACAGAAAGAAGATTTCCAGGGATGTTATGAGCGGGCTTATCGCAGGCAGGACGGATATTTTTATTCCCGTCATAAAAGAGAATTGGGGAGAATTAGAGATGCAGGGGTGGAAAGTACTTCTGGATCTTCTTAAGTTTGGGCCTCGTGATTTGAAAATTTCAAAAATATATTATAAGTTTGGTAAAAGAGTAGAGGGAGAATCTCATATAAGCCCTCGCGTTGTAGCCACCACTTTTCATCAATGTGGTGTGTTTGGGAGATTCTGTTCAAAGGTGTATTGTAAGATCAAAAAGATAAAATGA
- a CDS encoding kinase: MTEYIRSKAPLRIGLAGGGTDVDPYASEKGGCVFNTTINKYAYCTLTPVSGKEMTVESRYYGRYKASLKNGPLKLDGNMDLIKAVANYFELDHGFKMLIHSDVPAGSGLGGSSTMMVAMISAIANWIDKDMTKDEIAGLSYHLEREVIGLKGGKQDQYAAAFGGFNFIDIDRNCVKVRPVHIERNIVNELQCRSVLCYTKISRESADIINTQVESSIKGSNIDALDHSKALAVDIGETLRSGDIEKTGKLLDESWGYKKQFSSNVSNKHIDKLYNIAKNNGAIGGKVSGAGGGGFMYFICKYDKKPIVAEALKKAGAELTDFMFDPDGVRSWRGKDHKPPESTL; encoded by the coding sequence ATGACGGAATACATAAGGTCAAAAGCACCACTCAGGATAGGTCTTGCAGGAGGGGGGACGGATGTCGATCCTTACGCATCAGAAAAAGGAGGATGCGTTTTTAATACCACTATCAACAAGTATGCGTATTGCACCTTAACACCGGTCAGCGGTAAAGAAATGACGGTTGAATCTCGCTATTATGGCAGATACAAAGCCTCGTTAAAGAACGGACCACTTAAACTAGATGGAAATATGGATCTTATAAAGGCCGTCGCTAACTATTTTGAACTTGATCATGGTTTTAAAATGCTTATCCACTCTGATGTACCGGCTGGCTCTGGTTTAGGTGGCTCATCCACCATGATGGTGGCCATGATCTCCGCGATTGCCAATTGGATTGACAAAGATATGACCAAAGATGAGATAGCTGGCTTGTCTTATCATCTAGAAAGAGAAGTGATCGGACTCAAAGGCGGCAAACAAGATCAATATGCGGCCGCTTTCGGAGGATTCAATTTTATAGACATTGATAGGAACTGTGTAAAGGTCAGACCTGTTCACATAGAGAGAAACATAGTAAATGAACTCCAATGCCGTTCGGTACTCTGTTATACAAAGATTTCCAGAGAATCGGCAGACATTATCAATACACAGGTCGAATCGTCAATAAAAGGATCCAATATCGATGCCCTTGACCATTCAAAAGCATTAGCCGTTGATATAGGCGAGACCCTAAGAAGCGGAGACATTGAGAAAACAGGAAAATTGCTCGACGAATCTTGGGGATATAAAAAACAATTTTCCAGCAATGTATCGAATAAGCATATCGATAAGCTCTATAACATAGCAAAAAATAACGGAGCCATCGGAGGGAAAGTATCAGGTGCCGGCGGTGGTGGATTCATGTACTTCATTTGTAAATACGATAAAAAACCAATAGTCGCAGAAGCCCTGAAGAAAGCAGGAGCCGAACTTACAGACTTTATGTTCGATCCAGATGGTGTCAGGTCCTGGAGGGGAAAAGATCATAAACCCCCAGAATCGACATTATGA
- a CDS encoding acetolactate synthase codes for MHVISLIVKNEFGVMQRVMGEFTRNKINVETIVVGKCELSGKSRMVLSVIGKEAAETAIGRLQKLQDVYEAELIPESGQSAYALISTSNGNVGVVGGSAQVEEIIDRSKPEKYVKALNAL; via the coding sequence ATGCACGTAATTTCCTTGATAGTCAAGAATGAGTTCGGCGTTATGCAGAGAGTAATGGGTGAGTTCACCCGCAACAAAATCAACGTCGAGACCATAGTAGTTGGAAAATGTGAACTTTCCGGAAAATCAAGGATGGTGCTCTCTGTGATAGGTAAAGAGGCAGCAGAGACCGCAATCGGTAGGCTTCAGAAACTTCAGGATGTTTATGAGGCTGAACTGATCCCCGAGTCGGGGCAGTCAGCATATGCCCTTATTTCCACTTCCAATGGCAACGTAGGTGTTGTTGGAGGTTCAGCACAGGTTGAGGAGATAATCGATCGTAGTAAGCCTGAAAAATACGTTAAGGCTTTGAATGCACTTTAA
- a CDS encoding branched-chain amino acid transaminase yields the protein MDKTEFIWLDGNLVKWEDARVHVLAHALNYGTGVFEGIRVYQTPKGPAIFRLKDHVRRLMDGCKVMGIDLEFGGKTYGFEDLMEVIKNTVKANKNVDYVKPCVFLCGEEVGLNPVGVPASLAITCIHMGAYLGKAGSDGAKVITSSWQRPDNLCGPAGAKVNGAYVTSCLAKREAVRQGANEAVMLNSVGHVAECTGENIFIYKYGKILTPSSAECILEGITRKSIIEVARDIGYEVQETEVTRTQLNTADEVWMTGTAAEVVPVTMVDGRIVGDGKVGDVAKKIHSKFHDIATGKAPEYADWLDYIN from the coding sequence ATGGATAAAACAGAGTTTATCTGGTTAGATGGAAATCTTGTTAAATGGGAGGATGCGCGCGTCCACGTTCTTGCTCATGCTTTGAATTATGGAACTGGGGTCTTTGAGGGGATAAGGGTCTATCAGACACCAAAAGGTCCTGCCATATTTAGATTAAAGGACCATGTTAGAAGACTTATGGATGGTTGCAAGGTCATGGGTATAGATCTTGAATTCGGAGGTAAGACATATGGGTTCGAAGATCTTATGGAAGTTATAAAGAACACAGTTAAGGCGAACAAGAATGTCGATTATGTTAAGCCTTGTGTTTTCCTTTGCGGGGAAGAGGTTGGACTTAATCCGGTCGGTGTTCCTGCTAGTCTTGCGATCACTTGCATCCATATGGGTGCCTATTTGGGTAAGGCAGGAAGCGATGGAGCGAAGGTTATAACATCCTCATGGCAAAGGCCCGACAATCTTTGTGGTCCTGCAGGAGCCAAGGTCAATGGCGCCTATGTCACATCATGTCTTGCAAAAAGAGAGGCCGTTCGTCAGGGAGCCAATGAAGCAGTCATGCTGAACTCGGTTGGTCATGTTGCAGAGTGTACGGGTGAGAACATTTTCATCTACAAATATGGCAAGATCCTAACTCCCTCTTCTGCAGAATGTATATTGGAAGGAATAACCAGGAAGTCGATAATAGAGGTCGCGCGCGACATCGGCTATGAGGTTCAGGAGACAGAGGTCACAAGAACCCAGCTTAACACAGCTGATGAAGTTTGGATGACCGGAACCGCAGCGGAGGTCGTTCCCGTGACAATGGTCGATGGAAGGATCGTTGGAGATGGAAAGGTCGGAGATGTTGCAAAGAAGATCCATTCAAAGTTTCACGACATTGCTACAGGCAAGGCTCCCGAGTATGCCGACTGGTTAGACTACATAAATTGA
- a CDS encoding GtrA family protein yields MNYTGGLMEKHREAILYIICGGFTTLVAWLTYALFVWLGMELNVSNILSWICGLFFAFAVNKWIVFCSRCTEKTVLAKEFCSFCGARIFTGVIAIILFPILYDLGLDQSLFGTAGFMAKITTSILEIALNWIFSKYYVFKRNPKDMIS; encoded by the coding sequence ATGAACTATACAGGCGGTCTTATGGAAAAACATAGAGAAGCCATACTCTACATAATATGTGGGGGATTTACCACACTTGTAGCATGGCTGACCTACGCATTGTTTGTATGGCTCGGTATGGAACTGAACGTCAGTAACATACTTTCTTGGATTTGCGGACTCTTTTTCGCTTTTGCAGTTAACAAATGGATTGTTTTCTGTAGCAGATGTACAGAAAAAACAGTATTGGCAAAGGAATTCTGTTCATTTTGCGGAGCAAGAATCTTTACTGGTGTCATAGCTATAATCCTATTCCCGATACTGTACGATCTCGGACTTGATCAAAGTCTGTTTGGAACTGCAGGATTCATGGCAAAGATTACCACCAGCATACTCGAGATAGCATTGAATTGGATCTTTAGTAAATATTATGTTTTCAAACGTAATCCTAAAGACATGATCTCATGA
- a CDS encoding glycosyltransferase family 4 protein — protein MKIIDINPFFYPFEGGIEHRMHDTSRLLAKNGHDVTILTSKLPNTPDEEKTADGYRIVRLKSRYVNIYNPPFVTSKGILEAINTIDPDIVNFNYRWAPSYTNDLKKYDGKKVFTYHNVWGEGIGFQANLSKINDNRFKSCLDTFDHIIAVSDFVRNDLVSRGYSQEHVTTIQTGLSKYPELDDSSESDFILSLGRQVKTKGLEYLVTAMKDVNCKLIMCGKGPESDRLFKQIKKLGLENKIEMKGWVSDEEKERLMRSCKFFIMPSIFESLGLAAIELISYGKPIVYTTVNGLPDTVKNCGIPVPPKDPKALANAINSLLSDENKRKIMGKMAAEQSQIYRWDDLIPKIECVYSKVLSGEYDKRNSHNIK, from the coding sequence ATGAAGATAATTGACATCAACCCCTTTTTCTACCCATTCGAAGGAGGAATTGAACATAGAATGCATGATACAAGCAGATTACTTGCAAAAAACGGTCATGATGTCACAATTCTAACAAGCAAACTTCCAAATACACCAGATGAAGAGAAGACCGCAGACGGTTACAGGATAGTTCGTCTAAAATCAAGATATGTCAACATATACAATCCACCTTTTGTTACATCAAAAGGAATCTTAGAAGCCATAAATACGATAGATCCAGACATTGTAAACTTTAATTACAGATGGGCCCCCAGCTACACGAATGACTTGAAAAAATATGACGGAAAAAAGGTATTTACATATCATAATGTCTGGGGAGAAGGAATTGGATTTCAGGCAAACCTTTCAAAAATAAATGATAATAGATTCAAGTCGTGTCTTGACACATTCGATCATATTATCGCTGTTAGTGATTTCGTGAGAAACGATCTTGTCTCTCGCGGATATTCACAGGAACACGTTACTACAATACAAACTGGATTATCCAAATATCCAGAACTTGATGATAGCTCAGAAAGTGATTTCATCCTATCCCTAGGAAGACAGGTCAAAACCAAAGGCTTAGAATACCTCGTCACGGCGATGAAGGATGTGAACTGTAAGCTTATCATGTGTGGAAAAGGACCTGAGTCAGACAGACTTTTCAAACAGATCAAAAAGCTGGGTCTTGAAAATAAAATTGAAATGAAAGGATGGGTGAGCGATGAGGAAAAAGAAAGATTGATGAGATCTTGTAAATTTTTTATAATGCCCTCTATATTCGAATCCCTTGGACTTGCTGCTATTGAACTTATCTCATATGGAAAACCAATAGTGTACACAACCGTGAATGGACTTCCGGATACTGTAAAGAATTGCGGGATTCCGGTCCCACCTAAGGATCCGAAAGCCCTTGCAAATGCCATTAATTCCTTACTTTCAGATGAAAACAAACGCAAAATAATGGGAAAAATGGCCGCTGAACAATCTCAAATATACAGATGGGATGACCTTATTCCAAAAATAGAATGTGTCTATTCAAAAGTATTGTCCGGGGAATATGACAAAAGAAATTCACACAATATCAAATGA